In Montipora foliosa isolate CH-2021 chromosome 13, ASM3666993v2, whole genome shotgun sequence, one DNA window encodes the following:
- the LOC137981978 gene encoding uncharacterized protein, giving the protein MLTWSELSEVVLDVETHLNRRPLSYVEDDVQLPLLTPSSFLFQRSIRLPERQPWREEDYDLRKRERYLRTCKDALWKRWTREYLAALRERHTHNIPGTPRPLNVGDVVIIRTEDKNRGKWPLGVVEELFEGRDGKVRAVKLRAGKTFLERPIQHLYPLELTCDKVPERAAAPPQLNAGASVFRPRRDAAVAATLRIQGVAEDGEL; this is encoded by the coding sequence ATGCTGACCTGGTCAGAGCTGTCCGAAGTTGTGCTCGATGTGGAAACTCACTTAAACCGCCGCCCCCTATCGTATGTGGAAGATGACGTCCAGCTCCCTCTACTGACCCCGTCCTCCTTTCTATTCCAAAGATCTATACGCCTGCCTGAGCGACAGCCGTGGAGAGAGGAAGATTATGATCTGCGAAAACGGGAAAGGTACCTCAGGACCTGCAAAGATGCCTTGTGGAAGCGCTGGACGCGGGAATACTTGGCCGCACTGAGAGAACGACACACCCACAACATCCCAGGTACACCCAGGCCACTGAACGTAGGAGATGTCGTCATTATCCGTACAGAAGACAAAAATCGTGGGAAGTGGCCCCTTGGTGTTGTGGAAGAGCTGTTTGAAGGACGAGATGGAAAAGTGCGAGCGGTGAAGTTACGCGCGGGAAAAACGTTCTTGGAGAGACCAATCCAACACCTTTACCCACTGGAATTAACCTGTGATAAAGTGCCAGAAAGAGCTGCAGCGCCGCCACAGCTTAATGCTGGAGCATCAGTTTTCCGTCCAAGGAGAGATGCTGCTGTGGCTGCTACCTTGCGTATTCAGGGTGTTGCTGAAGATGGAGAACTTTAA
- the LOC137982344 gene encoding uncharacterized protein, which yields MRSLEEWKAIHPMKVNESVHEISPSQPSHLRSRPPRPPRPPRTPRDNSFYTQDRGPISRRVCVYCDRETHRSWECDSVTSPAERRRILQSKRLCFNCTGTQHNASQCRSRTSCVHCKQKHHSSICDRSTTAGRQTTTSGGVALTATQEGEKVCHPVVLVKLNGVTCRALLDTGATASYASGYILDRLNLVPSRTLTRQIQTIVGTVTKRTETYNVQVSDTKGNYTIPLSANRIDRAELLCVENPNYREMIRKYRHLKGVDIEDTDTKSLLPVHVILGASDYAKIKTSTSQRTGSIGEPVAEFTLFGWTIMSPGTEQNLDSMFLAQTTSTSYEELCRMDVLGLEDKPNGDQSVVYEEFIEQLSRSPEGWYETGLPWKGDHLPLPSNKSGSLKRLGSLVQRLKKTGKLNDDDAIIQEQLHEGVIEEAEMPASGREFYIPHKAVVRESAETTKTRIVYDASARAYDSAPSLNDCLEVGPPLQNQLWKVLLRGRFHAVALAGDIRKAFLQVRIREQDRDALRFHWLDGKNPLRIRTYRFTRALFGLGPSPFLLGGVIQHHLNTCRADHPDTVAGIERELYVDDLITGGGTVQETEEKKAKTTEIFRRATFHLHKWHSNIPKLEISEDAGNEDDLSYAKQQLGVKSRECGLLGLKWNKSTDEIAVTIPEEVAQPTKRGILGKVARIYDPLGLIAPITLQGKLLYRNACEEKSAWDAPLSAPLEQLWQKWERSLPHEVSCPRALTSAQESIEKIELHAFGDASGKGVAAAVYAVVKQPSTLNQGLVAAKARLAKQGLTIPRRELVSGHMAVNLLSNVQDALQGFPVTSLHCWLDSSVALYWILGGGDYKQFVANRVRKIREHVEVIWRHVPTEDNPADLASRGGLVSKENQLWWSGPEWLSDPRKWPENLVTAPSKESNQEVKTTKELFALAVNSDDELDELLAKSSYWKTLRVCAWIMRFAQNARTKKANRSKGPLTTEEIGKQTLFWLMRAQSQGTAKMEEDRLRLNLQRNKDGLLECRGRLPGPYPIYIPDATTFAEKIVQHAHKATLHGGVGLTMAKIREEYWIPRLRRLAKKTIRQCYGCKRFQAVALAAPPPGLLPPERREGSSPFEVVGVDFAGPIKYRKSSRAEGKAYLVLYACSLTRALYLEVLPNLETTTFMASLKRFIARRGRPSKIFSDNGRTFVGAAKLLKEIQKDEQIQDYLASQKITWRFNLSRAPWWGGQFERLVGLF from the coding sequence ATGCGATCGTTAGAAGAATGGAAAGCTATCCATCCAATGAAAGTAAATGAGTCGGTTCACGAGATCTCTCCATCACAGCCCTCACATCTGCGTTCTCGGCCTCCACGACCGCCGCGCCCTCCTCGTACTCCTCGCGATAATAGTTTCTACACGCAAGACCGCGGACCAATCTCAAGACGCGTGTGTGTTTACTGCGATCGCGAGACTCACAGATCCTGGGAATGTGACAGCGTGACATCTCCAGCGGAGCGCAGAAGAATTCTACAAAGCAAACGCTTGTGTTTTAACTGCACtggaacacaacacaatgcatCACAATGCCGTAGCCGCACATCGTGCGTACACTGTAAACAAAAGCATCACTCGTCTATTTGCGATCGTTCGACAACAGCTGGACGCCAAACAACAACCAGCGGTGGGGTGGCGTTAACTGCGACCCAAGAAGGAGAGAAAGTGTGCCATCCCGTTGTGCTCGTCAAATTGAATGGCGTGACCTGTAGAGCCCTTTTGGATACCGGGGCAACTGCCTCTTATGCCTCGGGATACATCTTGGATCGATTAAATCTTGTACCGTCACGCACTCTAACGCGACAAATACAAACTATTGTGGGCACCGTTACCAAGCGAACCGAAACCTACAACGTTCAAGTGAGTGACACAAAAGGAAACTATACCATCCCTCTCAGCGCAAACAGGATAGACCGGGCTGAACTGTTGTGCGTGGAAAACCCGAACTACAGGGAAATGATCAGAAAATACCGTCATCTGAAAGGCGTGGACATAGAAGACACTGACACCAAGAGCCTACTTCCGGTTCATGTTATTCTGGGAGCGAGTGATTACGCGAAGATTAAAACGTCTACATCCCAGCGTACTGGATCCATTGGAGAGCCTGTGGCCGAGTTCACTCTCTTTGGGTGGACCATTATGTCTCCAGGAACAGAGCAAAACCTTGACAGCATGTTCTTAGCCCAAACGACCTCAACCAGTTATGAAGAGCTCTGCCGCATGGACGTTCTAGGGCTCGAAGATAAACCAAATGGAGATCAAAGCGTGGTGTATGAAGAGTTCATCGAACAGCTCAGCCGCAGCCCTGAAGGCTGGTACGAGACCGGCCTTCCCTGGAAAGGAGATCATCTTCCCTTGCCCTCTAACAAGTCGGGGAGCTTGAAGCGACTCGGAAGCCTAGTTCAGCGACTGAAGAAAACAGGGAAGCTTAACGACGATGATGCAATCATCCAAGAACAGCTACATGAAGGAGTTATAGAAGAGGCAGAGATGCCAGCATCTGGACGAGAGTTCTACATCCCCCACAAGGCTGTTGTAAGAGAGAGCGCCGAAACTACTAAGACGCGGATTGTATACGATGCCTCAGCGAGAGCTTATGACTCAGCTCCCTCCCTAAACGACTGCCTAGAGGTTGGACCACCCCTACAGAATCAGCTGTGGAAAGTACTCTTAAGAGGAAGGTTTCATGCAGTAGCCCTAGCCGGTGATATTCGCAAGGCATTTCTTCAAGTGCGTATCCGCGAGCAAGACCGAGACGCACTGCGTTTCCACTGGCTAGACGGCAAGAATCCCTTACGTATTCGCACCTACAGGTTCACCAGAGCACTGTTTGGCTTGGGACCCTCGCCTTTTCTGCTTGGCGGCGTAATCCAGCACCATTTAAACACTTGTAGAGCTGATCACCCTGATACTGTTGCGGGAATAGAACGAGAACTTTATGTAGATGATCTCATTACTGGCGGAGGAACTGTCCAAGAAACCGAAGAAAAGAAAGCTAAAACAACCGAAATATTTCGCCGGGCCACCTTTCATTTGCACAAGTGGCACTCAAACATCCCTAAATTAGAGATCTCAGAGGACGCCGGGAATGAAGATGACTTGAGCTATGCCAAACAGCAACTAGGAGTAAAGTCCAGAGAGTGCGGTCTGCTTGGTTTAAAATGGAATAAATCAACAGACGAAATTGCAGTCACTATTCCAGAAGAAGTTGCGCAACCTACTAAACGAGGGATTCTTGGAAAAGTAGCAAGAATCTATGACCCCCTTGGTCTGATCGCGCCAATAACCTTACAAGGAAAGCTGCTTTACCGAAATGCCTGCGAAGAGAAATCCGCTTGGGATGCACCGTTATCTGCGCCTTTAGAACAACTGTGGCAGAAGTGGGAGCGCTCTTTACCACATGAAGTTTCCTGCCCAAGAGCACTGACCAGCGCCCAAGAATCAATCGAGAAAATTGAACTCCACGCCTTCGGGGACGCAAGCGGAAAGGGTGTCGCCGCTGCTGTTTACGCCGTCGTCAAACAACCAAGCACTTTAAATCAAGGACTTGTCGCGGCGAAAGCAAGACTAGCGAAGCAAGGCCTAACTATACCTCGACGAGAGCTGGTCTCGGGACACATGGCTGTAAACCTCTTGAGTAACGTACAAGACGCACTTCAAGGCTTCCCAGTAACTTCCCTACACTGTTGGCTGGACAGCAGTGTTGCCTTGTACTGGATATTAGGTGGAGGGGACTACAAGCAGTTTGTGGCTAACCGAGTACGGAAGATCAGAGAGCATGTTGAGGTTATCTGGCGGCACGTACCAACTGAAGACAATCCTGCAGATCTTGCCAGCCGTGGTGGATTGGTATCTAAAGAGAACCAACTATGGTGGAGTGGACCAGAGTGGCTTAGTGACCCTAGGAAATGGCCAGAAAACCTTGTCACCGCACCCAGTAAGGAATCCAACCAAGAGGTGAAAACCACAAAGGAATTATTCGCCTTGGCCGTGAATTCTGACGATGAGCTCGACGAACTCCTTGCCAAAAGCTCATACTGGAAGACGTTGCGAGTGTGCGCCTGGATCATGCGGTTCGCCCAAAATGCTAGAACAAAGAAAGCAAACAGATCAAAGGGCCCTCTCACAACAGAAGAAATTGGAAAGCAAACCCTCTTCTGGTTGATGCGCGCCCAAAGCCAGGGTACTGCAAAAATGGAAGAAGACCGACTGAGGCTCAACTTACAGAGAAACAAAGACGGGTTGCTAGAGTGCCGTGGAAGACTACCAGGTCCCTATCCGATCTACATACCAGACGCAACGACCTTTGCTGAGAAAATTGTTCAACACGCCCACAAAGCCACACTCCATGGGGGAGTGGGGCTCACTATGGCTAAAATCAGAGAGGAGTATTGGATCCCACGCCTTAGACGCCTTGCAAAGAAAACCATCAGGCAGTGCTACGGGTGCAAGCGTTTTCAGGCAGTTGCTCTCGCAGCTCCACCCCCTGGTTTATTGCCACCTGAGAGAAGAGAGGGATCAAGTCCTTTCGAAGTAGTGGGTGTTGATTTTGCCGGCCCCATTAAGTACCGCAAGTCTTCACGAGCAGAAGGGAAAGCCTATTTGGTGCTTTATGCCTGCAGTTTAACGAGAGCTTTGTACCTAGAAGTCCTACCAAATCTAGAAACCACTACCTTCATGGCAAGCCTAAAGCGATTCATCGCTAGACGAGGACGACCATCTAAGATTTTCTCAGACAATGGAAGGACTTTCGTGGGAGCGGCAAAACTGTTGAAAGAAATCCAGAAAGACGAGCAAATCCAAGACTACCTAGCATCACAGAAGATCACTTGGAGATTCAACCTGAGTCGAGCACCCTGGTGGGGCGGCCAGTTCGAGCGACTGGTGGGCCTTTTTTAA
- the LOC137981979 gene encoding uncharacterized protein, translating to MESKLKALDAELQLLALTRGKTDTVVEKGNNDKIARHREALRKIVANVEDLKMDIEKGKLEAAESIEDVKAWGASIEKTIDEVDLQVADLTRYLEEIGTKEKTQKLEEEEAILAKRREDELQFEKLKFEQKSKLQSLDQPTAKPPSKGNVKMPKLVITKYDGTYEKWLSFWNKFEAEIDAADIAPVTKFAHLKELLESNVCETIDGLPFNSEGYERAKNILKSNYGKTSEIVRAYIDNINALPVISGSKPNEIHKFWQTLNYNVQALETLGKLSGCLSMVRGVLDKLPGIKADLVNGKPGW from the coding sequence ATGGAATCTAAACTCAAGGCTCTTGATGCCGAGCTTCAACTTTTAGCTCTAACGCGCGGCAAGACTGACACAGTTGTGGAAAAGGGAAACAACGACAAAATAGCCCGCCATAGAGAAGCTTTAAGGAAAATTGTGGCGAACGTCGAAGATCTAAAGATGGAcattgagaaaggcaagctggAAGCGGCAGAAAGTATCGAAGATGTGAAGGCATGGGGTGCATCGATCGAAAAAACAATTGATGAAGTAGATTTGCAAGTAGCGGATTTAACTCGTTATCTGGAAGAAATCGGAACTAAAGAGAAAACCCAAAAGCTTGAAGAGGAAGAAGCCATCCTTGCCAAAAGGCGGGAGGACGAACTGCAATTTGAAAAGCTGAAATTCGAACAGAAGTCAAAATTGCAATCATTAGATCAACCTACTGCGAAGCCTCCCAGTAAGGGAAATGTAAAAATGCCAAAGCTGGTTATCACTAAGTATGACGGCACTTATGAAAAATGGCTctccttttggaataagtttGAAGCCGAAATAGATGCAGCGGATATTGCACCGGTTACAAAGTTTGCCCATCTAAAGGAATTATTGGAAAGTAATGTGTGTGAAACAATTGATGGCTTGCCCTTTAACTCCGAAGGCTACGAACGCGCTAAGAACATCTTGAAATCTAATTACGGGAAAACGAGCGAGATCGTGCGAGCTTACATCGATAACATCAATGCGTTGCCGGTGATATCTGGAAGCAAACCAAATGAAATCCACAAGTTTTGGCAAACTTTGAACTATAATGTTCAAGCTCTAGAGACTCTAGGTAAACTTTCTGGTTGTTTGTCTATGGTGCGTGGGGTTCTAGACAAGTTGCCGGGCATAAAAGCAGATCTCGTGAATGGAAAACCAGGATGGTAA